One window of the Ammospiza nelsoni isolate bAmmNel1 chromosome 2, bAmmNel1.pri, whole genome shotgun sequence genome contains the following:
- the KCTD12 gene encoding BTB/POZ domain-containing protein KCTD12, whose protein sequence is MALADSARGLPNGGGVSPAAGSGAPGSGAAAAATGGWASFPEIVELNVGGQVYVTRRCTVVSVRDSLLWRMFSQQQPSELPRDSKGRFFLDRDGFLFRYILDYLRDLQLVLPEHFPERSRLQREAEYFQLPDLARRLAQTRAVAARPAVLHRDGSICAEEPPPPLLGYLEAEPLEGGGGAVASAPSPTASRSPSGGPLLTPSQSLDGAGGRRSGYITIGYRGSYTIGREAQADAKFRRVARITVCGKTALAKEVFGETLNESRDPDRPPERYTARYYLKFNFLEQAFDRLSEAGFRMAACSSTGTCAFAPEQGGPADDKIWTSYTEYVFCRD, encoded by the coding sequence ATGGCCCTGGCGGACAGCGCCCGCGGGCTGCCAAACGGCGGCGGCGTGTCGCccgcggcggggagcggggcgccgggcagcggggcggccgcggcggcgaCGGGCGGCTGGGCTTCCTTCCCGGAGATCGTGGAGCTGAACGTGGGTGGGCAGGTGTACGTGACGCGGCGCTGCACCGTGGTCTCGGTGCGCGACTCGCTGCTCTGGCGCATGTTCtcgcagcagcagcccagcgAGCTGCCCCGGGACAGCAAGGGTCGCTTCTTCCTCGACCGCGACGGCTTCCTCTTCCGCTACATCCTGGACTACCTGCGGGacctgcagctggtgctgcccgAGCACTTCCCCGAGCGCAGCCGCCTCCAGCGGGAGGCTGAGTACTTCCAGCTGCCCGACCTGGCTCGGCGCCTGGCGCAGACTCGGGCGgtcgccgcccgccccgccgtCCTGCACCGCGATGGCTCCATCTGCGCcgaggagccgccgccgccgctgctcgGGTACCTGGAGGCCGAGCCGCTGgaaggcggcggcggggccgtggCGTCCGCCCCGTCGCCCACGGCCAGCCGCAGCCCCTCGGGCGGGCCGCTGCTCACGCCCTCGCAGTCACTGgacggggcgggcgggcggcgctcGGGCTACATCACCATCGGCTACCGGGGCTCCTACACCATCGGGCGGGAGGCGCAGGCCGATGCCAAATTCCGGCGGGTGGCCCGCATCACCGTCTGCGGCAAGACGGCTCTGGCCAAAGAGGTCTTCGGGGAGACCTTGAACGAGAGCCGCGACCCCGACCGCCCTCCCGAGCGCTACACCGCCCGCTACTACCTCAAGTTCAACTTCCTCGAGCAAGCCTTCGACCGGCTCTCCGAGGCCGGCTTCCGCATGGCCGCCTGCTCCTCCACCGGCACCTGCGCCTTCGCTCCCGAGCAGGGCGGCCCCGCCGATGACAAGATCTGGACCAGCTACACCGAGTACGTTTTCTGCCGGGACTGA